A genomic stretch from Kribbella amoyensis includes:
- a CDS encoding GNAT family N-acetyltransferase has translation MTEVVLDLAVRDLTDADLAACGFAGSDLHLKQVARQLDRARDGEVDYLAVCTKTDLPVAIGGVDYVPHPGAGSLWQLAVHPALQSCGIGTVLIGAAEQRILARGLDRAEISVELSNPRAQALYERLGYVAYGEQLEAWDQQNPDGSITRYETTCAQLRKELRGGH, from the coding sequence ATGACCGAAGTCGTACTCGATCTGGCCGTGAGAGATCTGACCGACGCGGACCTGGCCGCGTGTGGCTTCGCCGGCAGTGACCTGCATCTGAAGCAGGTAGCCAGGCAACTCGACCGAGCACGTGACGGGGAGGTCGACTATCTCGCCGTCTGCACCAAGACCGACCTGCCCGTTGCGATCGGCGGTGTCGACTACGTGCCGCATCCCGGTGCGGGTTCGCTGTGGCAGTTGGCCGTGCACCCGGCCTTGCAGTCCTGCGGGATCGGGACGGTACTCATCGGGGCTGCTGAGCAACGGATCCTGGCCCGCGGCCTGGACCGCGCCGAGATCTCGGTCGAACTGAGCAACCCCCGAGCCCAGGCCCTGTACGAGCGCCTGGGCTACGTCGCGTACGGCGAGCAACTCGAAGCCTGGGACCAGCAGAATCCCGATGGCTCGATCACCCGCTACGAGACCACCTGCGCCCAGCTACGCAAGGAGCTGAGAGGCGGCCATTGA
- a CDS encoding phosphotransferase enzyme family protein, with protein sequence MGWEVLGQWGEDVVRVERLAGGVANDVWSLGVNGQLAVGRLGSRSDADLAWETELLQHLDREGLTVPVPIPTADGRLFADGLVVMTYVEGGPPETQDDWRRVAGTLRELHRLTQGWPQRPGWRSSTDLLHAETGTKVDLGAMPPEGVVRCRAAWARLTGRETSVVHGDPNPGNVRMSADHVALIDWDEAHVDVPDLDLVLPDNAAGLEDRAYDVAVQASAAWEAAVCWDDEYSVKRLAEVRAV encoded by the coding sequence GTGGGTTGGGAAGTGCTCGGGCAGTGGGGTGAGGACGTCGTTCGTGTCGAACGGCTCGCCGGCGGTGTCGCCAATGACGTGTGGAGCTTGGGCGTCAATGGACAGTTGGCGGTTGGTCGGCTCGGCTCCAGGAGCGATGCCGACCTCGCGTGGGAGACCGAGCTCCTCCAACACCTCGACCGTGAAGGTCTGACCGTTCCGGTACCTATCCCGACCGCGGACGGCCGGCTGTTCGCCGATGGCCTCGTGGTGATGACGTACGTGGAGGGTGGGCCACCCGAGACGCAGGACGACTGGCGGCGGGTGGCCGGTACGTTGCGCGAGCTGCATCGGTTGACGCAGGGCTGGCCGCAGCGTCCGGGCTGGCGATCGTCGACCGATCTGCTGCACGCCGAGACCGGGACAAAGGTCGACCTCGGCGCGATGCCGCCCGAGGGTGTTGTCCGATGCCGTGCAGCGTGGGCGCGGCTCACCGGACGTGAGACCTCCGTCGTCCATGGCGATCCCAACCCCGGCAACGTCCGCATGTCTGCGGATCACGTTGCGCTCATCGACTGGGACGAGGCGCATGTCGACGTGCCCGACCTCGACCTGGTGTTGCCGGACAACGCCGCCGGACTTGAGGATCGCGCGTACGACGTCGCCGTTCAAGCGTCGGCTGCCTGGGAAGCCGCCGTGTGCTGGGACGACGAGTACTCGGTCAAGCGTCTCGCCGAAGTTCGAGCTGTCTGA